The Halomicrobium zhouii region CGCACGCTCGCGGTCACCAACGTCGTCGGCTCGACCGCGGCCCGCGAGTGCGACCACGCGCTGTACATCCGCGCCGGCCCCGAGATCGGCGTCGCCGCCTCGAAGACGTTCTCCAGCCAGCTCGGCGCGCTCAACCTGCTCGCACTGGCGACGACGCGCTCCGACGAGGCCCGGGACATCATCGCCGCGCTGCGCGACCTCCCCGGCCAGGTCCAGGAACTCATCGACGACTCCGACGCGAAGGAAGTCGCCGAGCACTACCAGGACGCCAAGTCGTACTTCTTCATCGGCCGGGGTCACATGCACCCGGTCGCCCTCGAGGGCGCGCTGAAGATGAAGGAGATCACCTACAAACACGCCGAGGGCTTCGCCGCCGGCGAACTGAAACACGGCACCCTCGCGCTGGTCACCGAGGACACGCCCGTCTTCGCCACGACCGTCGGCGACGGCGAGCAGGCGACCAAGACCGTCGGCAACGTCAAGGAGGTCGAGGCTCGCGACGCGCCCGTCGTCGCCGTCACCGACGGCCAGTCCGACATCGAACGGTACGCCGACCACGTCCTCACCATCCCGGAGACACACCCGCGGGCCGCCGCGGTGCTCGCGAACGTCCAGCTCCAGCTTGCGGCCTACCACACCGCGAACTTCCTGGGGCGCTCCATCGACAAGCCGCGGAACCTGGCCAAGAGCGTCACCGTGGAGTAATAGTTCTCCCGTCGTCGCCGTTTTGTCATCGTCGTTTCGCGGTCGGCGTTTTTAGGTCGACACAGTCGCCCCGTTCCGCACTGCCGATTCGTTCACCGTCACCTCGCGCGTCTCGCCGTCGATCTCCACTCGATACGTACCAGGGTGCGCCACCGCGACGTTGTATGTCCCGTCGGCGTTCGCCGTCGTCTGGCGCTCGTATGTGAACTCGGCGTTCGGGATGGCGACGTCCGTCGCGAGCGAGACCGTCGCGTTGGCCGAGGCGTTCCCCGTCACCGTCGCGCCGGGGACGACGGCGTAGGCGATGCGCGACTCGCCCGGCGCGACGTAGAGGGCCCGGTAGTGCGCGAGGCCGGGCGTCCCCTCGGCCCGGCTGCCGTACGTCTCGGTCAACTGCTGGTACGTCGTTCCCTCGCCGCTGGTCGGCCGGCCCGTCTCCAGAACGACGTAGCCGACGCGTCCCTCCAGGCGGTCGTAGGACTCGTCGGGGTTCGGACTCCCGATGAATCGGTCGTAATTGGACTGCGCGTATGCGTAACTACGGGACTCGCCGCTGACGAAGTAGTTGTAGTGGCGGTTCTGCCCCCACTCGCTGAGGACGTAGTTGTCGGGGTACTCCTGGTCGAGGTCGGCCGAGTGCTCGGCGAGGAACTGGGAGGTCCGATACGTATCGTCGGTGATGGTCACCTGGCTCGTCTTGACCGGAACTTGTATGATGCCAAGGCTGGCGACGAGGACGAAGAGCAAGACGAGGGTCCCGAGCTGGGTCCGGTCCGGCACGCGCAAGCGCTCGACGCGCTCACCGAGCGGGCCCGCGGCGTCGATCCACGCGGCGACCCAGACGAACCCGTAGCCCGCGAACACGGCGGCGAAGGGCGCCAGTTCGCCGACGAAGCGGACCTGGAACGTCGCCAGCAGGAAGAAGTACCAGCCGTAGACGGTCGCAACGAGCCAGCGGTCGTCGTCGACCGCGCGCCAGGCACCCATCACCATGAACGGGAGCGCGAGCGCGAGCGCGAAGCCGAACAGGTAGAGGAAGCCGAACGAGTCCGGCGAGAGCAGGCCGGCCGTCTCGGCGATACTGTCGCTCCTGAAGAGTCGGTCCAGTTCGGTCTGGAGCCGCGTCCAGTACTCTGGGAGGAGGGCACGGAAGAGGAAGAAGCCGACGACGGCGCCGACCGCGTCGACGGCCGCGAGGTGACGGACGTCGCCGGTGGTCCGGTGGACGGCTTCGGCAGCCAAGAGCGCGCCGATGGCCCCGGCGAAGAGGAGTGCCGGTGCGAACGCGACTTGCTGCGTATGCCAGCCCACGACGACGTGTACGGCCGCGGCGAGTGCGGCCCCGGTGAGTATCCCGACGGCCACTGGAGCAGCCTGACGGAGCGGTGAGCGGCCCGCGTGGACGTTGGCGAGCGCCTTCGCGACGACGACGAGGCCGACCGCGAGGATGAGCAGCGGGCCAGCCTCCCAGGCCAGCGTCTGGGCGGCGATAGCGACGCCCAGTGCCGCGCTCACGGCCCACGTTCGCGGTGCGCGGAGTTCCGGTCTCTCCGTACGCACGAGCGCGACGAGGCAGAGCGCCGTCGCGGCGAGCCACGGGAAGTCGAAGGCGTGGTGGTCGGCGAAGCCCAGGCTCGTCCGCAGCGCGTGGCCCGGAATCAGGGCGAAGACGAGGACGGCAGCGACGCCGACGCGCCTGTCCTCGGTCACCCACACCGCGACGAGGTAGACCATCGCGGCCGTGACGACGGCCGAGACGACGGGATACCACGCGAGGACGTGGCCGGCGACGTCGGGGGTGCCGCCCAGGAGTTCGGAGACCCACCACAGCGTCGCCACCGTGAGCGGTTCGCCCTTCTGGACGGCGTCGGGGAGCGTCGCCAGCGCGCTCAGGTCGAGGATGTTCTCGCCGGAGGCCAGCGCCTGCTCGACCCAGTAGCGGTAGTAGTACGGGTCGTTCCCCGAGAGGACGACGTTCCCGTCGCGGTAGACGGACTGGATCGGGTGCGCGCGGACGAGCCCGACGAAGGCGATGGCCGCGGCGACGATGGCGGCCGACGTCCGGTCGATAGTGGTGGTCGGAAGTTCGAACGAGGGGGCGGAGCGGTTCGACGGGTCATCGGAGTCTGTAGTGACCGCGCCCGCATCGCCGTTCAGGGCCGCACGGGCGGCGGCGGGGTCGGCGACTCGGTAGTCGTCGCCGGCGCTCACGACCACGCCGCGCGAGACGAGTTCGCCGAACGGGCCCGAGTCGACGGGGACGTCGTCGAACGACCAGGTGTCCTCGCGGTCGTCGACGGCGAGGACGGCTTCGAGCGGGTCGGCCAGGTCCGGACGCTCGTCCAGGAGTTCGGCCGGGCCGCCCGCGTCTGTCATGTGCGTGTGCTGTCCGCTCGGCCGAATAAAGTCATCGGGTTCCGTGCTCCAGTGGGCCCTCTAGAGTACCTTCGTTGCATCAAAAAGTCGCCAGTGGCGGAGAAAGCTACTCGTCTTCGAGCGCTGCGTAGATAGCCGCGTGACGTCGTCCATCGAGTTTGCCAATCTCGAGGGCGATCTCGTGTCGTTCCTCGTCGCTCTCGGCGGACAGATACCGCTCGTACAGCTGGCGGACCTCGTCGTCGACCGCCGTCGAGGAATTGGTGTTGGACACCATTGCCGATCGAGAGGTAGCAGACGGGTCTATTTCTTCATTGTGGCGAGCACAGGCACGGAAGTAGATCACTGCCATCTCGACGTCGACTTCGGCTTCCTCGGTCGCGAATCGATGGAGTAGTGCCCGCATTTCGTCGCCGTATTCGAACGTATGTCCGTTCAGCATGCAGAGAACGACCACCGTTCGAAGCGCAGTTCGCTTGTTTCCGTCGACGAACGGATGATCCGCGACGAGGAGTCGCACTAGATGGACGGCCTTCTCGTGGACCGTTGCCGGCACTTCGCCGAAGAATCCCTCCGATACGTACTGTAGCGCAGATTCGATAGAGTCCGCTGATCGAACACCGGATTCCGTAGTCTCGCCTTCCGCGACGACCTGCTCGTGGAGGTCGAGGACGAGTTCGACCGAGGGATATTCGACGTCGTCGGTCACACTGAGGTTGTCGCCTACCGACCGAATAATCGTTTCTGCTGAGACTTCTCGCTCTCTCGTCCTACGTCCCTCGATGAGAGTGAGGTTACCATCACGACCTCCGGCTGGAACTCAGTTCTCGTCAGGCGGCTCGGGCGGGACGAACAGCGCCGCCGCCAGCCGGCCGAACCTGCTTTCCCTGAGCTCCTCCCACGTCCAGTCGACGCGCAGGCCGGCGACGGCGAGGGCGGCGACGACGAGGTGGGCGACAAACGAGACGGTGCCCGTGCTTCCCAGGGAGAGCGCGAGTCGGGCGAGGGCGACGCCTAGGACGACTACGCTCGTCAGCTTGACGGGCGCGTCACGGAAGGCTGTCGTGGTCCGGTTGAGGACCCGTCTGGCTATCGATCCGTGCCACATCCGGAGACCGTGGGGCGCCAGCCAGTCGAGGACGGCGATAACGGGGCCGACGGTCCACGTCTCCCGCAGGTCGATGACGACGACATCGGGCTCGGGCTCGGCGGTGAGCCAGCGGACGAGGTACGAGTCTCTGACGACGCCGGCGGACCACTGTGCGGCCCTGACGGGACGCGATCCATCTCGGAACGGGGCGTGGAGGGCTGCGACGACGCGGGAGTTGTCGAGCGCGCGTTCGCCCATCGCGGCGACGCGGCTCGTCTCCGTGATGGAACTGTGTTCGGCCATGGTCAGAGTGACGCGACGGTCGCCTCGACGGTCACGCTTCCCAGGTCGAGCGTGACGGTGCTCCCGTACTGGAGCGACTCGCCTTTGAACGTGAGGCCGCCCCCGGTCTCCCGGACCGACAGGTCGGCCGTCATCGTCACGTCGAGGTTCCGGGGGTGGTCGCGCTCGTAGACGTCGCCGTCCTCGCTCACGAGGATCACCGTCGAGCGCTCGCGCTGGACGTCGGTGAGTGTCGCGACCGTCCGGTCGTTCACCGACTCGGTCATGCCCGCCTCGATAGCGGTCGCGAGGCCGGGATCCGCGTCTTCTATCTGGAGGGTAACGGTCCGCGTTGCGGGCTCACCGCGGGGCTCCGTCGCCCCGACGCGCTGGACCGCGAGTGAAAGCCCGTAGTCGTCCGTCCGGAAGGGGATCTCCGCGCCCTCTGCCAGTCGCTCTCCGGCGAACTGGGTGCCCTCGCTCGTCTGGCGCGCGTCGAGGGTGAGCCCGAGGCGGACGCGCTTGCGGTCGGGCTCGTCAGTCCCGAAGACCTCGACGGACTCGACCGTCGCGACCGTCCGCTCGCGGAGTGTAAAGGCGTCACCTTCTCTGATCTCGGAGGCGGTGTCGGCGGGGACGGTCCCCGCGACGAGCACCCCGCGCTCCGTCGTCTCGACGGCGTCGGCCTCACCGGTCCCCGTCACGACGCCGTTCACCTGGTACTGGTCGGTGACGACCTGGAGTTCGCGGCCGAGCCGCGGCGGCGCGCCGTCGTACTGGAACGACTCGCTCGCTGGGTCTCCTTCGAGTCGAACGCGGAGGAGCGCCGCCGCGTCGCCGTTCGCTCGCGGTTCGAGGTGCACGTCCGTGACGGTCAGGTTGTCGTCCTCGCCCGGCGAGTACGTGTCGCCCTCCTCGAGTTGGGCGAGGATGTACTCGGGCTGGGTGCCCAGGTCGAGCGTCGCGTGCGTGCTCGCGTTGTCCAGTTCGTCTGACTGGGCGGGGTCGGAATCAGAACCCAGAACGAGTGCGACGCCCGCAGCCACGAGGGCGAGGACCAGCAACACGACCAGGGCGTCGACGACGTTGACGACGCCGAACAGGCGCCCCTTCTCGTCGATGATATCCATTATGGGTTTGGTTGGAGTAGCCTGTGAAAGTCGTTGTGTTCGAGGATCGGTGTGAGTAGTGTAGCAAGAAGAATCACAGTCGTTAGCAGTACTGCAAACACCTCGAAAGCCCTCGGCGTGCTTCGCTCCCGCGGATCCGCTGTGCTCCTCACTCCGTTCCGGTGCCCTCAGCGAAGCTGAGGACTACGCGAGAGCTCCGCTCTCGCGGTCGCTTGCGGGTCCGGGGTTCCCGAAGCCCGCCTCGCCCTTTCAGTCCACCAGGGGTTCCTTACGTCGACTAGCTGTTACTCGGCGGAAAGCCCTGTTTCGGCCCCGTTTACATAGCGCGTTGCCGTTACGCCTCGTCGCCGTCCTCCAACCCGAAGATGATTGATGCGGCGTCGACGACGACGCCGTAGATCTGGCGGGTGACTATCTTCAGGTCGAACCAGAACGACTGCTGGCGGATGTACTCGATGTCGTAGCGGAGTTTTCGTTCGGGATCGTGGCCTGTGATGCCGTTGATCTGGGCAAGGCCGGTGAGACCTGGCTTGACGAACCAGCGGCTCCGCCACTCATCGACGTCGGATTCGATGTTCTCTTCGAGTTCCGGTCGTTCCGGGCGTGGGCCGACGACGCTCATGTCCCCGACGAGTACGGACCAGAGCTGCGGGATTTCGTCGAGATGGGTCTTGCGAAGGATCTTCCCCATTCGCGTGACGCGCGGGTCGACCCCACCGGCGTCTTCCTGGCTGAGGACCGCACCTGTTTTGGATTCTGCATGGGCGACCATGCTCCGGAACTTGTAGATCGTGAAGGTCTCACCAAACTCAGCGGTCCGCCGCTGGCTGTAGAGCACCGGTCCCGGCGAGTCGAGCTTGATACCGATGGCGATCAGTGCGATGAATGGCGAGAGCGCGAGCAAACCAACGGCTGCGAACGCGAAGTCGAAGACCCGCTTGACCATGTAGTCCTGCCAATCCCACGGCTCCAGATCGGTGTCGACGAGTTCGTCGCCGGTCGCATCGGCGACGAGGACGCTCTCCGCGTGGTCGCGGTGGACGAGAGCCCGGACACCATGTCGGTGGCAGGTCGAGAGCGTCCCGAAGAACTCCTCGCGGTCGGGTTTGTCGAAGGCCAAGAGTACGGTATCGACGTCGTGCTCAATGAGCACGTCGCCCAGCTTAGACAGACCGCCGAGTCTGGACCGGGCCGGGGCGGTGTCGGTCGTGACACCACCGTCTGTGATGCGGGCGTTAATCATTGGGTTGTTATCCGGTGTGACACTCGCAGGAGAGACATATCCGAGAATGGACATCTCGGCCGCGTCGTAGAGTCGTTTGATGGTCGAGTGGTCGTCACCGACGATGACGGCGCGTGTGGGCGAGAGGGGACGCCGGCGTATCGAAACGAACCAGATGGGGAGAACGAGGCCGAGGATGGCGACAGTTGCGATAAGAGTAGTTCGCGGGAGTCGTGTCGACCAGTCGAAGTACCCGATCGTCGCCAGCGCCGTCGCGGCGAGGAAGGTGCGCTTGTGCGTCAACGCGATGACGTCGAGAATGCGACGAGGTTGGGGCTTGTACAGCGGCCAAAGAGCGGCGAAGACGATGATTGTCGTTGTCAGAATTTCGTCGACGAGGTCACCGTTGGTTTTGGTGGCCCGTTGAAGATTGTCAAGGACGGGAACAGCAGTGGTCAGGGCCTGGACGGTAGGATGGTTAGCGATGGTGACTGCAATGCCAGTGAGCGCTAGCGTACCGACGATGGCGAAGATCCGGTACCGCAAGCCCGTTCCCATTGGTGTATTCAGGTCGAACCGAGGTAATAAGCGCTGTGGGAGCATGGCGTAATGGGGTCAACGTTAGCGGAGTGCATTGTGAAAGGTTGCGAATGCTTTCGCCCAGCGATCAGCAGATTGCCACGAACTGGGGTACGGTAACCGGGCCAAAAACAGCATGGTTCGGTACTTGAACACGAAGAACCAGGCTTCGACGAGCGAGCGCTCTCCCCAGGTTTCACGCCGGGATCGACACGGTAAGTCGAAGTCGTTCAGTGGCCAGTCGTACCACGGACCGCGATCGGCGAGAACGACGGGTTCACCATGGAAACGCGCTAGTACGGTTTTGAGAAAGACGAGCGCATCGAGGTCTGAACGGTCGAGTGAAACTTCGACGTGGACGGTTTCGAACATATCCACGTTGACGGCAGCCCACACGTAGATCTCTTCATCCTCGGTCGCAACTTTGGTTTCGTCGACTGCTATAACTCCATGCCTATCAGATTCTGGATCGAACAACTCTGCGATCTGATGATACCACTGATGGACGGCCTCGTGCGAATGATTGAGCGCGAGACCGACCTTCAGATACGAAAGCCCTGAATGGTACAAAAACGCCGCCCAGACCCTCTCTTCCGTCGGTACGTCCTCACGCGAAAATACTTCTTGCTCGCGCGCCTGATCAACGATGTGGTCAAGGAACGATAGCTTGGCACACTTGTCAATACCTCGATCACACGTTTCGCTCTATCGTTGACACCCCTATTCCGACGGTTCATAGTTTTTTTGTTACAACCATAGAGACATAAGCGTGTTCGTGATAGCAGACGCCCATGTGATGTTTCGGTCCGTCCGTGTCAATAGATCGTCTTTCTCAAAATTTCCTGTATGTAATCAGATGCTTAAGATATTCCGCATGAATGCGGCCCTGAAGTCCGGCGAAACTGCTGACAGTGTAGAAAAGTAAACAATAATGCCCAATATAACAAGAAGTAATGAATTCAGTATAGACGTCCCTATGAGCGACTGGGCACCGATAATCCCGAGGCCCATCAGACCAGCGGCGATAGCCTGCTGTAAAATAAACTGATACGGAAAGTTGACTGAGATAGTTCTCGACAAATACGATGCACTGAGGACCAATCCAAGCCCAGATGAGAAAGCCGTCGCAATGGCGGCTCCAGTCCAACCGATTAAATAGATTAGAACGAAGTTCAAACCAACGTTCGCGATAGTGAATACAGCACTGATTCGAAAGGCAAGATCGGGCCGGTTTATCGCATTCAAAGACGTCAGAAACTGCTGCTGATACGCGTATAAGAGTCGTGCGATTGCGAGAATGACCAAAACGGTTGAACCGATAACGAATTCCCCACCGTATATCAACAGTAACGGTTCCCCCAAAAGGTAGAATCCGATTATCCCGGGAATTAACAGTAAACCTGCGTAAGCAATACTCTTTGATGTGAGTTTAGAAACAGCTTGATCGCCCTTCTGTTGGCTGATATTACTTATTTCAGGGAACACCGCCCTGCTCACCGAGGTGCCGAAGATCGCAAGCACACTAGAGGCCATCCAAGCGATCTCGTACACCCCTATTACATCGTTCGCGACGAATAATCCCAGGACGAGTGTGTCCATCCACGCGAAAGAGACTGACCTAGCCCCTCCGAGCCAAGAGTACTTCACATAAGACGTGATATCAGATAGATGCGACTTGTCAGGCATTCGAAACCCCGCCGAGACGAAATATGCGCTGAGGACGATCACGACGAGGACGGCACCGATGTATCCGAAAACCAGAGCACCCAGTTTGAACCCGACTAGTATCCCTGCTGCCTGAATAGAGGTCCGGAGGATCGTCTCCGTCGATTCTAATACAGACGAGACGTGTACAGATTGTTCCCCGTCAAGAACACCGTAGAGGAACGACAACGTCAGTCGGATAAAAAGTATAAAGATTAGTAGCAACGCTACCTCAGCGCCGACGTAACGGTTGACAAAAGGTTCCAGCAGGAAGACGAGAACTGATAAAAATGCGAATATGAATAGCTGGACGGCGAAACCCGACGTGATATACGCTGGATCCTGGTTTTCGCTGAGGTATTTAGTCGTCGCAGTTCTCACGCCGATACTTCCCATCTTCTTCATCAACGTCAGCAGTCCCAGAATCAGAAAGTACGTGCCCAGGATTTGAGCGCCGACCTCACGGGCAAAGTATACGGTACCCAGAAAGCCAACGAAGACGGCGATGAACTTCGACGAAAAGTGGACCAGAGTTGTTTGTTCGAGTTTCATTCTTCGAGGGATTACCGTTATCGTGAGTTCTCGAACCGCAATCGCCTCCGAAACTGTTTCGTGGCGAAGTCAGACGAGTCCACCGGGAAGGCATCACATCTCCGGAAACCGATCGGACGATTTCGGTGTAGCAGTATGTCTCGCCATTTCCGGACCTAAGTAATATACGTTCCCTTCGCGCCGAATGTCTCGTCCGAAATATCAGCCTGTAAATCCAGTCTATGCACGGTCGATGTCGATCGAACCGGCGACTCGGAAACGGGATAACAAGGGTCTATAGGCGAAATATTACTGACTAGTTGGGACCAGACAGTGGACCAATTTGTACGACGAGGATGCCAAGTGAACCAGAACCTTGAATTGACCCAGTAACCGACACAAGCCCATGACTTGTCGTCCGAACGTTTTGCTGTTGACTGTCGACTCACTCAGATACGATACAGTTACTGACGATACTGTTTCGACACCGAACTTCGATTCGATCCGAGATAACGGGGTTGATTTTTCGCGGGCCTACGCAAGCGGGCCCTATACCCGGGCTTCTGTTCCAGCGATGGTTTCGGGTACACATCCGTGGATGTACGGCGGATATGCGCGATTAACCGCTGACCGCCCATATATGGCCGAGGCGTTTTCGCAGGCGGGTTATACTACCGCTGCATTTCATTCAAATCCCTACCTCAGCGCGGAGTTCGGGTACGACCGTGCTTTCGACCGGTTTTTCGATGGTCAGGCAGAAAATTCGTTGCTCGGGCAGATCCGCCGATACGTTACGAGGACCCTCCCGAAGGATTCGGTCCTCTACCGATCTTTGAGATGGGCGTACAAGAGGGGGGAGGAGACAACCGGTATGAGTATCGGTATGCCGTACATTTCCGGGGAACGGTTGAACGAACAGGTGTTTGACTGGCTAGCTGAGAACACCGACCCGGCATTTTGCTGGGTCCACTACATGGACGTTCATCACCCCTACGTGCCCCACGAAGACACGGCCAGCGCCGGTATCGAAAAACAGCGTGCGATCAGGTTACGGCAGAAGATGATCGAATCCCCGGAAACGCTCAGTGAAGAGGGCATTAGTACGCTAAAAGAGTTGTACCGAGGTGAAATAGAATACACGGATATTTGCATCGGCGAACTCCTAGACGAATTAGAGCGATATTGGGATATGGACGACACCGTGATATTGCTCGCTGCTGATCACGGAGAGGCGTTTGGTGAACACGAAGAGTTCGGTCATTCGGATATTCTCTACGACGAGGTCACGCGAGTTCCTTTCGCAATCCACACACCCGAACGCGATTCGAACTGCATCTCCTCACCAGTCTCGGGAGTCGATATTCTTCCCACCCTGTTGGACGAAGCGTCTATCGATTACGATCGGACGTTGAACGGCATATCGGCCTTCCAAGTTCCCAAGGAGGACAGGATCGTATTTGCCGTGGCAGGACAACCCGATGGTGGCAATGTTATGGCCGTAGAAGGCGGGTGGAAACTGACCACCGACACTGAAATGGAGGATGTTAGTTTATTCGATATCGAGGGCGATCCTCAGGAAAGTAAAGACGTATCTGAACGAAACGAGGGCGTAGTCGGACAATTTTTAGACGAGGTGGTAGGGCACATTACATTCGTCGAGGAGAGTACGGATTCAGTCTCTCGACCGGAGGTCTCGTCGGATGTGGAAAACCGTCTTCAAGAGCTTGGATATCAGGAATAGAAGATCAGAGTCGTAATAGAGAGGGTTTCAAGCGCTGGCTTTCCGGTTTCTACTACTGGTTAAAACTAGATGGTTGTATGAGTGGTCCGCCTCAGCAGATTGATGCAAGTAAACGAGGAATAGCGAGAATGCGATTCCGTGGGTCAGAATCGATGTCGTCAAACTGCTGTTTATAATGTTGAAAAACGAAGTCACAATAATACTTACAGAAAGCGGATCGTATTTCCAGGTTAGCACGTCTGTGAGCCACAGCAGAGCGCCTAAAGCGACTGAGCCCACAATAATGCCAGTCAGTCCAAGTTGAGCGTACGAACCTGCAATGTACCCGACATTAGCGAACGCCCCCGTGTATTCCTCGCCGATGATCAGAGGGAGTGGGGTAGAATACACGTCCTGGAACAGAATACCCACTTTCGAATTCGAATAATACGCGAAAGGATTCCGAGAGAAGTACTCAAAATAATAAAACTGGTTACGTGGTTGAACAAAGAATAAACGGCGAATGAGTATCGATGGAACAATTAACAAACCAGTTGAAAAGTAAACTAACCATGCGAATACCGAACCAAGGGATATTCCTCTGCAAATACCACTGAGAAAGTTCCTATTTGCGATCAGGAGAAGTGACACAATGAGAAGAAGAGGCATAAAAAGGAACATTTTATGT contains the following coding sequences:
- a CDS encoding STT3 domain-containing protein gives rise to the protein MTDAGGPAELLDERPDLADPLEAVLAVDDREDTWSFDDVPVDSGPFGELVSRGVVVSAGDDYRVADPAAARAALNGDAGAVTTDSDDPSNRSAPSFELPTTTIDRTSAAIVAAAIAFVGLVRAHPIQSVYRDGNVVLSGNDPYYYRYWVEQALASGENILDLSALATLPDAVQKGEPLTVATLWWVSELLGGTPDVAGHVLAWYPVVSAVVTAAMVYLVAVWVTEDRRVGVAAVLVFALIPGHALRTSLGFADHHAFDFPWLAATALCLVALVRTERPELRAPRTWAVSAALGVAIAAQTLAWEAGPLLILAVGLVVVAKALANVHAGRSPLRQAAPVAVGILTGAALAAAVHVVVGWHTQQVAFAPALLFAGAIGALLAAEAVHRTTGDVRHLAAVDAVGAVVGFFLFRALLPEYWTRLQTELDRLFRSDSIAETAGLLSPDSFGFLYLFGFALALALPFMVMGAWRAVDDDRWLVATVYGWYFFLLATFQVRFVGELAPFAAVFAGYGFVWVAAWIDAAGPLGERVERLRVPDRTQLGTLVLLFVLVASLGIIQVPVKTSQVTITDDTYRTSQFLAEHSADLDQEYPDNYVLSEWGQNRHYNYFVSGESRSYAYAQSNYDRFIGSPNPDESYDRLEGRVGYVVLETGRPTSGEGTTYQQLTETYGSRAEGTPGLAHYRALYVAPGESRIAYAVVPGATVTGNASANATVSLATDVAIPNAEFTYERQTTANADGTYNVAVAHPGTYRVEIDGETREVTVNESAVRNGATVST
- a CDS encoding DUF4330 family protein, translating into MDIIDEKGRLFGVVNVVDALVVLLVLALVAAGVALVLGSDSDPAQSDELDNASTHATLDLGTQPEYILAQLEEGDTYSPGEDDNLTVTDVHLEPRANGDAAALLRVRLEGDPASESFQYDGAPPRLGRELQVVTDQYQVNGVVTGTGEADAVETTERGVLVAGTVPADTASEIREGDAFTLRERTVATVESVEVFGTDEPDRKRVRLGLTLDARQTSEGTQFAGERLAEGAEIPFRTDDYGLSLAVQRVGATEPRGEPATRTVTLQIEDADPGLATAIEAGMTESVNDRTVATLTDVQRERSTVILVSEDGDVYERDHPRNLDVTMTADLSVRETGGGLTFKGESLQYGSTVTLDLGSVTVEATVASL
- a CDS encoding sugar transferase, giving the protein MGTGLRYRIFAIVGTLALTGIAVTIANHPTVQALTTAVPVLDNLQRATKTNGDLVDEILTTTIIVFAALWPLYKPQPRRILDVIALTHKRTFLAATALATIGYFDWSTRLPRTTLIATVAILGLVLPIWFVSIRRRPLSPTRAVIVGDDHSTIKRLYDAAEMSILGYVSPASVTPDNNPMINARITDGGVTTDTAPARSRLGGLSKLGDVLIEHDVDTVLLAFDKPDREEFFGTLSTCHRHGVRALVHRDHAESVLVADATGDELVDTDLEPWDWQDYMVKRVFDFAFAAVGLLALSPFIALIAIGIKLDSPGPVLYSQRRTAEFGETFTIYKFRSMVAHAESKTGAVLSQEDAGGVDPRVTRMGKILRKTHLDEIPQLWSVLVGDMSVVGPRPERPELEENIESDVDEWRSRWFVKPGLTGLAQINGITGHDPERKLRYDIEYIRQQSFWFDLKIVTRQIYGVVVDAASIIFGLEDGDEA
- a CDS encoding oligosaccharide flippase family protein; protein product: MKLEQTTLVHFSSKFIAVFVGFLGTVYFAREVGAQILGTYFLILGLLTLMKKMGSIGVRTATTKYLSENQDPAYITSGFAVQLFIFAFLSVLVFLLEPFVNRYVGAEVALLLIFILFIRLTLSFLYGVLDGEQSVHVSSVLESTETILRTSIQAAGILVGFKLGALVFGYIGAVLVVIVLSAYFVSAGFRMPDKSHLSDITSYVKYSWLGGARSVSFAWMDTLVLGLFVANDVIGVYEIAWMASSVLAIFGTSVSRAVFPEISNISQQKGDQAVSKLTSKSIAYAGLLLIPGIIGFYLLGEPLLLIYGGEFVIGSTVLVILAIARLLYAYQQQFLTSLNAINRPDLAFRISAVFTIANVGLNFVLIYLIGWTGAAIATAFSSGLGLVLSASYLSRTISVNFPYQFILQQAIAAGLMGLGIIGAQSLIGTSILNSLLLVILGIIVYFSTLSAVSPDFRAAFMRNILSI
- a CDS encoding sulfatase, which produces MTCRPNVLLLTVDSLRYDTVTDDTVSTPNFDSIRDNGVDFSRAYASGPYTRASVPAMVSGTHPWMYGGYARLTADRPYMAEAFSQAGYTTAAFHSNPYLSAEFGYDRAFDRFFDGQAENSLLGQIRRYVTRTLPKDSVLYRSLRWAYKRGEETTGMSIGMPYISGERLNEQVFDWLAENTDPAFCWVHYMDVHHPYVPHEDTASAGIEKQRAIRLRQKMIESPETLSEEGISTLKELYRGEIEYTDICIGELLDELERYWDMDDTVILLAADHGEAFGEHEEFGHSDILYDEVTRVPFAIHTPERDSNCISSPVSGVDILPTLLDEASIDYDRTLNGISAFQVPKEDRIVFAVAGQPDGGNVMAVEGGWKLTTDTEMEDVSLFDIEGDPQESKDVSERNEGVVGQFLDEVVGHITFVEESTDSVSRPEVSSDVENRLQELGYQE